The Euphorbia lathyris chromosome 3, ddEupLath1.1, whole genome shotgun sequence genome contains a region encoding:
- the LOC136224484 gene encoding protein S40-4-like: MATSKSYFPRPNYRFLNSDHAPLPQDSTFELDESDLYNNSVATLSNSPDFRKAVSGSRFNKKSTSSAGRTVGGTPSSLPVNIPDWSKILKEEYRENRRRDADDDDDDVDGENYFDGLRVPPHEFLARTRIASFSVHEGVGRTLKGRDLSKVRNAIWEKTGFQD, from the coding sequence ATGGCGACCAGTAAGAGCTACTTTCCCCGGCCGAACTACCGATTCTTAAACTCCGATCACGCTCCTCTCCCCCAGGACTCCACATTCGAACTCGACGAGTCCGATCTTTACAATAACTCCGTCGCAACTCTTTCCAACTCACCCGACTTCCGAAAAGCGGTTTCAGGTTCCAGATTCAATAAGAAATCAACTTCCTCGGCGGGGAGAACTGTCGGAGGAACTCCGTCTTCTCTCCCGGTCAATATTCCGGACTGGTCTAAGATTTTGAAAGAGGAGTATAGGGAGAATCGGAGGAGAGATGCCGATGACGATGATGATGACGTGGACGGCGAGAATTATTTTGATGGACTGAGAGTTCCGCCTCATGAGTTTCTGGCGAGGACCAGGATCGCATCGTTCTCTGTGCATGAAGGAGTAGGGAGGACTTTGAAAGGAAGAGATCTAAGTAAGGTCAGAAATGCAATTTGGGAAAAAACTGGGTTTCAAGATTGA